From Antechinus flavipes isolate AdamAnt ecotype Samford, QLD, Australia chromosome 1, AdamAnt_v2, whole genome shotgun sequence:
CTGAGTTGGTGACACTTCCAGACTGGAGGCATCAAGGGTGAGAGGGAGGGGAGATTGCTTCCATTTCAAATGTGTTTGATTGGGTACCTGGACCCAGAAGCAGGGAGTAAAAGGAACTGTGGCTTAAGTGGCTGGGCTAGAATAGGAGTGCCATATTCTGTATCAGGAGACCCAAGTACAAAGCCTAAATGGGCTGTTTATATTCTGTGGGACCTTAATCAGTCACTCCTTTTTCAACCTCtgtccccaccccaccccatctgtaaaatgagtgtatACATCTTAGATTTGTTGTAAAGAAGCTTCATAAACCTTAaggcaggggtcttcaaactatggcccgcaggccagatgcagcagctgaggacatttatccccctcacccagggctatgaagtttctttatttaaaggcccacaaaagaaagtttttgtttttactatagtctggccctccaacagtctgagggacagtgaactggccccctatttaaaaagtttgaggaccactgctaaGGCATCATAAGCATGAAGATGATAGACTGTGTAACAGGTTAGCTTTCCCTGGTGTCCAGTCTGCCTTAGGTGACAGACAGTTGGGAATGGAAACATTAGGAAATTTATTCCCTAAAGTATAATTGAACTACTTTGATTTTCTGTGGGGAGGAGGGATAATCTTGTTATATATTCAGCAAGGGATGGCTTGAAACTAAAAACAAACCGAAGCTGTTCTTAGGGTATCTTGGTGTCTCAGAATACCCTGCCAATATCACATATTATTGTCAAGCACTTACTTATTTTGTGCTAAGtgtgggggatacaaagaaagaccaaaaaaaaaaaaaacaaaacaaaaaacttgaccctcaaggagcttatattcaaatgggaaatacaacatataaataattaggTACGTGTAAGAAGGAAGGTTATCTCAGAAGAAGGTAAATTTTAGATGGAATTCttaaaggaagcaaagatgaaTAAGATAGAAGCATTGCAAGGAAAGTAGTAGAAGCAATCAGAAGTTATGGGAGATGTCCTATCAACCTGGCCAATCTAGCTAGATGGATCTGAGCACTAGAAAGAATctagaagatctgagttgaaatctaagttcagatacttactaagtgTGTCACCCTAGACAAATTGTTTAagctctgtctgcttcagttttctcaacgataaaatggggatgataatgatAGTATCTTCCCTCCCCCTACAAGTTATTGTGAGGGTCAAAGGAGATAACTTTTGTGAAGTTTTTTATACTTTACAAATGTATTGTGCCCAtgtgttgttcaatcatgtctgactttcatGACATTTTGGATCACAGTTTCCCAATTTTGTccgagttttcttggcaaagatattggagtggtttgccattttcttctccagctcattttacagataaggaaactgaggcaaacagagttaagtgatttctccaagGTTACATagtttagtaaatgtctgaggccagatttgaagccAGCCTTACCTGGCTCTAGGCCTAGAGTCTGTCCATTGAGTCTAATAgaaccttaataaatgcttagtcccttccttttccaaatcatgttgtggaaaaaaaaGGATAGGTTAGAGAAATAGATCAATCCTTGTTCTTGATGAGCTTTAACTTGGCAGAAAAATGCATTCAATAGTCTTAATTTCACAGtaatccttccctccctctcatgCAGCCTAAACACAACTACTAAGAGGATCAAGTAAAAGAAGACTAAATGGAGTTAATTAGGAGAAATTTGGAAGTAGCAAAAAGCTTGCATGGCAGAAAAGATCACTGGCCTTGGCTTAGACACTGATCTTAACTTGGgacaatttccttcttttttcttgccAACATTCCTTCTAATATTAAACTTTGACCCTTAGAAAGTTTGACTTTTTAGAGGGAGGCAAGTCTAGAAGGAAGAGCCTGACCTCTAAAAGAAACTTCAactatagcaaagctctctctgTTGGAAAGTTAAAGCAAAAGGCCTACGTGGCTGAGAAGGAATCTGCCCCCAgttacatagctagaaagtatttcCAGTAGACTGTGAGTCATGATAACATCTATAATGCTGTattttctctctgccttctcctccctcctctttcccttctcttttctcttctccatctcctcttctccctccatccctctccctccttccacaaCCCCCCTCACcagcctctctctcttttcctctccttcctgtACTATGGTGCCTTGATTTACAGCCACTTTGACCTTTCTCTTTCCTATGTCAGAGTATAGTCAACAGGGTGGTCAATATGCCGCTTGTGAGTTCCACCTGTGACATGGTATCTGCCGCTTACGCGTCCACCAAGGAAAACCACCCTTACGTCAAGTCTGTGTGTGGTCTTGCTGAGCAAGGAGCGAAGAGTCTCGCCGCAGCCGCTGCCAGTGGGGCTCAGCCACTCCTGTCCAAACTGGAGCCTCAGAGTGAGTAATGGCCTCCCCGAGAGCTCATTAGAAAGAAATATTGCAACTTCCTCTTGGGAAACAGGAATCTACCCCTAATTCTGTTGTAATCTGACAGTTTGAGTATTAGACCATGTCAGCCCGTCATTAATAAGAGTACTACAGCAACAGCTACAGGACCTTAGTATTTAAGCGATCTGATTTGATTATGTTGAGGTCTGTGACATTCTATTCAACCTTCAAAGTTGCTTTGAAAGGGGGGAAAACATTAACAGCCCAAGGTTAAACTGGTGATTCTCAGAACTTGGCTATCCTGGTGAGTGGCTGGGACAGCTGGTGCTGAGAATGTCTTCAGAAGAAGTGCCTTGGCAGGACCTAGCTTCCGAGAACCCAAGGTCACCTTCATGCCAGCAAGAATCCAAGTGGGCCTTTACAAGGAGCTTTTGGTGTCAGTGAAAACTTATTAGTAACATTGtgcttctcccttttctttcttaccCTCTGCAAGTCGCATCAGCCAGTGAGTATGCTCACAAAGGACTAGACAGATTGGAAGAGAAATTGCCAATTCTTCAGCAGCCAAGTGATAAGGTAGATAAATTTCCTTGCTGTTCCACCTTTCCTGGGCCATGAGGCTAGAAGCTGGGAGAGCTGGGTTCTAACTCAAACTCTGTCTTAAATCTAGAATTTGGATAATACTTGAAGGCTTATTCTAActctaaaaggaaagattaagtTACTCCCCATTTGACAATGGATGAAAGATCATTCATTAAAGACTTCTTATATGCCCAGTAAAACTAGTTCAAGTGGTATGACACCATTCACAGACCCCTCAGTACCTCTCACCTGGATTATTCcaagtctctcttctctcccatctGTCCTCCACACATCTGccaaatatttctaaaacatctAACCATGTCATTCAAATTCCTCTGGCCTTAATTTCCTAGACCTATATTCTCTATTTTCCTGTACACTTGAATTCAAGCTAACTACTGGGCCTCTTTACTCCAAATGCTGAAGGACATGATATCCTATCTATTTCTGTATCTGTGTACTGACCGTTGCCTGAAATGCTATTCTACATGGCCACCTTTTGTGAATTACTGGCTCTGCCCTCCTTCTcccaattcaacaaatatctataatttttttaaaatttcaattaagtTTTTCAATgatgaagcatttatttttattactattattcccatttcattctCTCCCActggaaagaaagacagaacCCTTGCTTCATAGAAACTGTATCAAGGAAACAAATTTCTATGATGGCCATATGCAAAAAAATGCACTCCTTACTCATAATCTTAGCCTACTATCTCTATCATGAAGTGAACATTGTTCTTTATCGGTCATTTGGAATCATGAATGATTTTTTTACCTTTAACTTTGTTTACTATCTCTCTCCAAATATCTAGctacaaatatttctttgtttacTATCTCTCTAAATGTCTAGCTACAAATATGTCTTTGTTtactatctctctgtctctaaacATGTAGCTACAAACATTTCTTTGTTTACTATCTCCCTCTATTCATCTAGCTATAaatatttccttctcccttccctccctgttCTCAGAGTAAAATGTAGCCTCCACAAAGGCCAAATTGTATCTTTGTCTCTATGCTTCTGTGCATATTAGTGCTTACTGGGGACATGTTTTACTTAACTCGTGTTCAGGTCTGGGATTCGGCCTCAGTGCTCCTAACTTCCAGTTGGTATTTTCTGCTGTCATATTGCTTTTCTAACCTTGATCAGAGCCTTTTTCCTACCCTACAAGATAGGGATATGTTAGATCAAGCAAAAATTGGTTGATGGAGGAGAGATGTATAATATTGAAAGCAGCCACTAGATGGCACAACAATGGTACAACTATAATCAAGCTGGAGACAGTATATCTAACCAGCCATCATCTTGCAGATCTCTTTGaacaataactttatattttgcctttttttttttataatttttttaaatttcattttatttaataataactttgtattgacagaatccatgccagggtaattttttacaacattatcccttgcacttgcttatgtttcgttttttccccttcctccctccactccctccccacccccaagatggcaagcagtcctatatatgttaaatatgttgcagtatatcctagatataatacatatttgcagaaccaaacagttctcctgttgcacagggagaattggattcagaaggtaaaaataactcgggaagaaaatcaaaaatgcaaatagttcacattcgtttcccagtgttccttctttgggtgtagctgtttctgtccatcatttatccattgaaactcagttaggtctctttgtcatagaaatccacttccatcagaatacatcctcatacaatatcgttgtcgaagtgtataatgatctcctggttctgctctatattttgccttttaaaaaatgtatcatgttattctttaaaaatttttaaatttgattttagttgatttaaattcattaaaaatctattttaaaatagatttttaaactaTTGTCTatttttagtgtcccagttttcccataagtcctccaacatttatcattatctttacctgtcatcttagccaatctgacagatgtaaagtggcatctcagagttgtcttaatttgcatttctctaatcaatagtgatttagagcatttgtatatgactagaaatagctttaatttcttcatctgaaaattgttcatatcctttaaccatttatcaattggagaatggattgtattatatatttgagtcaattctctagataattttttttttcccagtaaacCCTTCCTTCCTCTAGGCAGAGCTCTATGCTAAGTACTGAAGATGTAAATGAAAAAGCAAGACTACTTGCTCTCAAGAGAGTTTACTTTCTAAGAGGGAATAAAGTGACATAGATTTCAAGCTGGAGGGATCCTGATAGTCCTTAATAGCATCAGGAGAGTATGGGtggctaggtagtgcagtggatagagccacctgccttgaagtcagaagaagtTAGGAacttctaactgtgtgaccctgggcaagtcacttaatcccaattgcctcagcaaaaaaaaaaaaaaaaaaaaaaaaagagcgtATGATAATGTGTCTAATTCCTTTCTATTAATAAAACCATATCAGCTTCTGATAATAAGCCATTTGATAATATCAACAATTTTGGCAGTAAGACATCTCGCTTTGGTGTCTTCAGTAGTTGTGGATGCTGAGGGGACAGGAGCTATAGCCACTTAGTTGTCTTTACTTGGGTCTGGATAGTGGTAGAGGTGCTCTACATCAGGAATATTAAACTTTATGCTCTGCCTCATAGGTTATAGCTGATACTAAGGAACTTGTATCTTCCAAAGTGACCGGTGCCAAGGATGCAGTCTCCAGTACAGTTTGGGGTGCCAAGGATGCAGTCTCCAGTACAGTTTTGGGTGCCAAGGATGCAGTCTCCAGTACTGTTTTGGGTGCCAAGGATGCTGTGGCCACCAGAGTGACCGAGGCTGTGGATATGACCCGAGGAGCTGTCCAGAGTGGGGTCGACATGACCAAATCGATGGTGACCAGTAGTGTCAACTCAGTCATGGGCTCCAAAGTAGGACAAATGGTCCTCAGCGGCATGGATACTGTGTTAGGAAAATCTGAAGAATGGGTTGACAACTACCTGCCCATGACAGATGAAGAATTGGGTAAGGATCCTCTATCTTCCTTAGCTTGCTTTGAGGAGATCCTTTAGGAATTAAGTAGCAAGTTGTGAAGCAGGCTTTTTTAGCTCATAAAACCCCTGGGGATTTGGctcacatttctctctctctttacaggTAAGGTAGGCAGTtctttattatgtttcagctacATTAGTAATATCAAGCAAATTCTTTACATCATGATCTCACAAGGCATATATTCCTGTATTACTATGATTATTTTTAAGGCACTGAGATTCAGTAACATCATTCAATTACACCAGTGTTTTTATCACTGCAAAAAACAGTGCAGTTTCCAAGTGCAAGAAAAATAGCGTCACAATAATAGATATGAGataacttctttctctgttttatagacaaggaaactgaaacatgAAGCGACTTATGAAGTCCTAGAAGTCAGAATTCTCTTAAATTTTTATCAATGCCCTTTTTTTATGtaattctaaatttaatttctaacTGTAATTCTCCCCTATGAAGACTAAAAAACATGCAAGTcagcaaaaattaaaagtaagttGTAGTACAGTGTATGTGTAACATTCTACATAGTTTTTCCTCAACTCCCAGCtctggaagggaagaaagaagctAGAAGGTGTACCTTCTCATCTATTGATTATAATGctcaagaataacttatccaacTCTTGTTGTCCCAAATAAGGGGACTGTTCTGTATAATCTGACCTGACCAGATATTAATGTTTCTTAGTATGGATTGGCAGTGAGTCCTATGTTCCTTAAGTCAGGAAGTCTTGAAACTACAGCTCTGGCAGAGAAAGAAAACCCTATTTTCACCCCACTCACACACAAGCCCTTTAATTTTTGGCTTTTTAGAATTGCCTGCTTTCAAGTAAGGTTTGGGTATGATCTCCTGTGCAAAGGgaactttctttgttttctcatttcacaACCTTTCACTATAAGATTTCTCACATCTTGAAATTACTCTTGATATTTTTAATTCCTGTTTTGGGTTTGCTTATCTGGGGACACTTCTGTACCTGCATAGAATTTCCTTGAGGGACTGTCTTTTTGTCATCATTGGCCCTGGTTGGATTCAGTTGACTATTTAAGTGAATGTATACAAATCTCTCCTCCTTTCAGCCACCttaatggctggatgtattctgGCCTTTTCCCAAGAGACGAGGAGGCTATCCTTTGCCTCTCTTATTAGGGggtttcttccattagattatgagaTTTTTGAGGACTGGGATTCTATGCATGTTATCTCtcataatgttgatttattgatattgaacttcttccttcttcctcatagCTAAGATTGCTACCTCTCTAGAAGGATTTGACATGGCTTCTGTCCAGCAGCAGAAGGAGCAACAGGGTTATTTCGTTCGCCTGGGCTCCCTGTCCTCCAAGCTCCACCAGCGGGCCTACCAGCACTCCttaggtaaactgaggcagaccaagCAAAATACTCAAGAGGCCCTTCTACAGCTCTCTCAGGCCATCAGCTTGGTAAGGTTTCACTGTTCAGCGTAGGTTCCAGACAGTGGGCATTAAGATGGATTTGATTCTATAGCACGTCTTTAGTAATAATTTTAGTTAAATCCTACGAGATTAATTCTTCCATGTTGAAAAGACTGTTCAATCAAGCATTGAAtcaaaaaaaaacacatttaaatgcttactatatgccaggcattttgTAAGCACTGGAGATAGGCAAAAAACAATTCCTGTCCTTCAAGGAACTAATTTGCCCATAATATAATTTTGTAGCTCAGAAGCACTCTATGAAAGAGTCTCCTAGATTGACGAAGTCCTCAGGCCTGACCCCTACATGTGAAAAAGTTAATATTCTTTATCT
This genomic window contains:
- the PLIN3 gene encoding perilipin-3 isoform X1, whose protein sequence is MSSSEIETGANIPAAEEPMQQSIVNRVVNMPLVSSTCDMVSAAYASTKENHPYVKSVCGLAEQGAKSLAAAAASGAQPLLSKLEPQIASASEYAHKGLDRLEEKLPILQQPSDKVIADTKELVSSKVTGAKDAVSSTVWGAKDAVSSTVLGAKDAVSSTVLGAKDAVATRVTEAVDMTRGAVQSGVDMTKSMVTSSVNSVMGSKVGQMVLSGMDTVLGKSEEWVDNYLPMTDEELAKIATSLEGFDMASVQQQKEQQGYFVRLGSLSSKLHQRAYQHSLGKLRQTKQNTQEALLQLSQAISLIETVKQDGVQKLLDGQDKLHQMWLSWNQKELKDSSDDAKPEQVESRTLTMFRDVTQQLQGNCLQLVSSIQGLPSNIQDKVQQAQTQIEELRATFSGVQSFQDLSSTVLAQSKEKVSKARESLDEMIEYVAHNTPLTWLVGPFLPSGQTSTESEKTPEKMETN
- the PLIN3 gene encoding perilipin-3 isoform X2, with the protein product MSSSEIETGANIPAAEEPMQQSIVNRVVNMPLVSSTCDMVSAAYASTKENHPYVKSVCGLAEQGAKSLAAAAASGAQPLLSKLEPQIASASEYAHKGLDRLEEKLPILQQPSDKVIADTKELVSSKVTGAKDAVSSTVWGAKDAVSSTVLGAKDAVSSTVLGAKDAVATRVTEAVDMTRGAVQSGVDMTKSMVTSSVNSVMGSKVGQMVLSGMDTVLGKSEEWVDNYLPMTDEELAKIATSLEGFDMASVQQQKEQQGYFVRLGSLSSKLHQRAYQHSLGKLRQTKQNTQEALLQLSQAISLIETVKQDGVQKLLDGQDKLHQMWLSWNQKELKDSSDDAKPEVESRTLTMFRDVTQQLQGNCLQLVSSIQGLPSNIQDKVQQAQTQIEELRATFSGVQSFQDLSSTVLAQSKEKVSKARESLDEMIEYVAHNTPLTWLVGPFLPSGQTSTESEKTPEKMETN